One Solanum pennellii chromosome 10, SPENNV200 genomic region harbors:
- the LOC107032564 gene encoding lysine histidine transporter-like 8 isoform X1: MGDVDRIERCFSSFKIIPIDEDTLHSEGTGFSSVDNGGVYENKESDVVKEIESWLPITESRKGNAYTAAFHLFSSGIGTPALLLPFAFTSLGWSWGIVVLIVIFAWRLYTMWLLVHLHETVNGTRYSRYLQLAIVAFREKLGKCLSIFPTMYLSGGTCVMSIIAGGRTLQLFYNTICENDQHCLHKSLSGAQWFLVFVCLAILIAQFFPNLNSLAWVSFVGSILGVTYFTMLWALSIVKGRPNGVTYNPSNNVTTTMAQFRAVLNGIAIIAIAFRGHNLVLEIQGTLPSNPKHPTKTRMWRGVMASYSFVAMCVFPLAIGGYWAYGNMMPGNGIMGAIAKYHQESTPKWLIGTIYMMIVIQCLCSFQIYAMPVFDNLERIYVSRHLKACPRWVRSCIKLFFGGLTYFISVAFPFLGSLAAFVGGIALPLSLVYPCFMWISIKKPQRNSLMYCLNMFLGCLGILISVVQVAGALWNLVVEKLDANFFNP; this comes from the exons ATGGGAGATGTCGATCGTATTGAGCGATGTTTTTCTTCATTCAAAATTATACCCATTGATGAGGATACTCTCCACTCCGAAGGGACTGGTTTTTCATCAGTTGACAATGGCGGCGTCTATGAGAACAAGGAATCGGATGTTGTGAAAGAAATAGAGAGTTGGTTACCCATAACTGAATCCAGAAAAGGTAATGCTTATACGGCAGCGTTTCATCTCTTTTCTTCCGGTATTGGAACTCCCGCGCTTCTTCTCCCCTTTGCTTTCACCTCACTCGGATG GTCATGGGGAATAGTAGTTCTCATTGTGATTTTTGCATGGCGGCTCTACACCATGTGGCTCTTAGTTCATCTTCATGAAACGGTCAATGGAACTCGTTACAGCAGATACCTTCAACTCGCCATTGTAGCTTTCA GAGAAAAATTGGGAAAGTGCCTTTCCATTTTCCCAACAATGTATCTATCAGGGGGCACTTGTGTCATGTCTATTATAGCAGGGGGACGTACCCTACAACTTTTCTACAATACAATATGTGAAAATGATCAACATTGTCTACACAAATCACTAAGTGGAGCTCAATGGTTCTTAGTGTTTGTGTGTCTTGCCATTTTAATTGCccaattttttccaaatttgaacTCATTGGCTTGGGTCTCCTTTGTTGGTTCAATCTTGGGTGTGACCTATTTCACTATGCTTTGGGCACTTTCCATTGTCAAAGGAAGGCCTAATGGTGTCACTTATAATCCCTCAAATAATGTAACAACAACTATGGCTCAATTTCGCGCTGTCCTAAATGGTATTGCTATCATTGCCATTGCTTTTCGAGGTCACAATCTTGTATTGGAAATACag GGGACATTACCTTCAAATCCAAAACATCCAACAAAGACAAGAATGTGGAGAGGAGTGATGGCATCTTACTCTTTTGTTGCAATGTGTGTATTTCCCTTGGCAATTGGAGGATATTGGGCTTATGGGAATATG ATGCCTGGAAATGGAATTATGGGTGCAATTGCAAAGTACCACCAAGAGAGTACACCAAAATGGTTAATAGGCACAATATATATGATGATAGTGATCCAATGTCTATGCTCATTTCAAATTTACGCCATGCCTGTCTTCGATAACTTGGAAAGAATATACGTAAGCAGGCACCTCAAGGCGTGTCCAAGGTGGGTTCGATCATGCATCAAGCTATTCTTCGGTGGATTGACATATTTCATCTCCGTAGCATTTCCATTCTTGGGAAGCCTAGCCGCGTTTGTAGGAGGGATTGCGTTGCCATTGTCTCTCGTTTACCCTTGCTTCATGTGGATTTCAATCAAGAAACCTCAGAGAAATAGCTTAATGTATTGCCTCAACATGTTTCTTGGGTGTTTGGGTATATTAATAAGTGTTGTGCAAGTTGCTGGTGCGTTATGGAATTTGGTGGTTGAAAAATTGGATGCTAACTTTTTTAATCCttag
- the LOC107032564 gene encoding lysine histidine transporter-like 8 isoform X2 codes for MGDVDRIERCFSSFKIIPIDEDTLHSEGTGFSSVDNGGVYENKESDVVKEIESWLPITESRKGEKLGKCLSIFPTMYLSGGTCVMSIIAGGRTLQLFYNTICENDQHCLHKSLSGAQWFLVFVCLAILIAQFFPNLNSLAWVSFVGSILGVTYFTMLWALSIVKGRPNGVTYNPSNNVTTTMAQFRAVLNGIAIIAIAFRGHNLVLEIQGTLPSNPKHPTKTRMWRGVMASYSFVAMCVFPLAIGGYWAYGNMMPGNGIMGAIAKYHQESTPKWLIGTIYMMIVIQCLCSFQIYAMPVFDNLERIYVSRHLKACPRWVRSCIKLFFGGLTYFISVAFPFLGSLAAFVGGIALPLSLVYPCFMWISIKKPQRNSLMYCLNMFLGCLGILISVVQVAGALWNLVVEKLDANFFNP; via the exons ATGGGAGATGTCGATCGTATTGAGCGATGTTTTTCTTCATTCAAAATTATACCCATTGATGAGGATACTCTCCACTCCGAAGGGACTGGTTTTTCATCAGTTGACAATGGCGGCGTCTATGAGAACAAGGAATCGGATGTTGTGAAAGAAATAGAGAGTTGGTTACCCATAACTGAATCCAGAAAAG GAGAAAAATTGGGAAAGTGCCTTTCCATTTTCCCAACAATGTATCTATCAGGGGGCACTTGTGTCATGTCTATTATAGCAGGGGGACGTACCCTACAACTTTTCTACAATACAATATGTGAAAATGATCAACATTGTCTACACAAATCACTAAGTGGAGCTCAATGGTTCTTAGTGTTTGTGTGTCTTGCCATTTTAATTGCccaattttttccaaatttgaacTCATTGGCTTGGGTCTCCTTTGTTGGTTCAATCTTGGGTGTGACCTATTTCACTATGCTTTGGGCACTTTCCATTGTCAAAGGAAGGCCTAATGGTGTCACTTATAATCCCTCAAATAATGTAACAACAACTATGGCTCAATTTCGCGCTGTCCTAAATGGTATTGCTATCATTGCCATTGCTTTTCGAGGTCACAATCTTGTATTGGAAATACag GGGACATTACCTTCAAATCCAAAACATCCAACAAAGACAAGAATGTGGAGAGGAGTGATGGCATCTTACTCTTTTGTTGCAATGTGTGTATTTCCCTTGGCAATTGGAGGATATTGGGCTTATGGGAATATG ATGCCTGGAAATGGAATTATGGGTGCAATTGCAAAGTACCACCAAGAGAGTACACCAAAATGGTTAATAGGCACAATATATATGATGATAGTGATCCAATGTCTATGCTCATTTCAAATTTACGCCATGCCTGTCTTCGATAACTTGGAAAGAATATACGTAAGCAGGCACCTCAAGGCGTGTCCAAGGTGGGTTCGATCATGCATCAAGCTATTCTTCGGTGGATTGACATATTTCATCTCCGTAGCATTTCCATTCTTGGGAAGCCTAGCCGCGTTTGTAGGAGGGATTGCGTTGCCATTGTCTCTCGTTTACCCTTGCTTCATGTGGATTTCAATCAAGAAACCTCAGAGAAATAGCTTAATGTATTGCCTCAACATGTTTCTTGGGTGTTTGGGTATATTAATAAGTGTTGTGCAAGTTGCTGGTGCGTTATGGAATTTGGTGGTTGAAAAATTGGATGCTAACTTTTTTAATCCttag